Proteins from one Dysgonomonas sp. HDW5A genomic window:
- a CDS encoding phage holin family protein, translated as MKEYIKAAFEQFTFLPKMFDTSTTKVQQCGIWSLVWSSIVYITDQIHHFTVNIAGVSVLFASTVFIVMIADYWTGIRASKKEWIEENPNQRFNPESKKGLRWVIKYVTYIMGFHLVNLMIIETGSLNIGVIENLIDFDITSVFMLLLKTIRLFLMFFVLRWELKSIDENLIRLGHDLKIFDFLDNTISSVTSIFKNKTGIEISDKKKEEKQDDN; from the coding sequence ATGAAAGAATATATAAAAGCAGCTTTCGAGCAATTCACTTTCCTTCCTAAGATGTTCGATACATCAACCACAAAAGTGCAGCAGTGCGGCATCTGGAGTCTCGTATGGTCCAGTATAGTATATATCACAGATCAGATACATCACTTTACGGTCAATATTGCCGGAGTCAGTGTTCTGTTTGCGTCTACAGTATTTATCGTTATGATTGCTGATTATTGGACCGGGATCAGAGCATCAAAAAAAGAATGGATTGAAGAAAATCCCAATCAGAGATTTAATCCCGAATCAAAGAAAGGCTTAAGGTGGGTGATTAAATACGTAACCTACATTATGGGGTTTCATCTTGTGAACCTGATGATAATAGAAACAGGAAGCTTGAATATAGGAGTAATAGAAAACCTAATTGATTTTGATATAACATCAGTCTTCATGCTTTTGCTTAAAACGATCAGACTATTTCTAATGTTTTTTGTTCTCAGATGGGAATTAAAATCTATTGATGAAAACCTGATCAGATTAGGACATGACCTTAAGATATTTGATTTCTTAGATAATACCATATCATCCGTTACAAGCATATTTAAAAACAAAACAGGTATAGAAATATCTGATAAAAAAAAGGAGGAAAAACAAGATGATAACTAA
- a CDS encoding N-6 DNA methylase: MDKQDVLKQCYIEDNIIKLPSMQLDRDLYLEVKTALELIGGKWKSGKTQGFVFKEDPTEYLEKLCNGEQINLKKEFQFFATPPAIAERLVDLADIKPEHVILEPSAGQGAIINAIHKVCPDAVVDCFELMDLNRSFLEKLDNINILGNDFLAEKKDKLYDLIIANPPFSKNQDIEHVAEMYKCLKDNGRLISIMSNHWRFASGKKEAAFKEFIEEEGARVYDLEPGDFKESGTNIQACIIVLDRNNPEEVKRLLSILEKGEKKIKEKASRDKDHIPPSESKKAEQEFANMFNDFMYRFSNSEVFIDFLDYCLLVFRWWEPNRDFSYWENKYKDSFPKLQIMFEKLSIASEDGGEGMYDALGDLFMELVSHGRNGQFFTPDNVCDMMAQITYNKVENGQNILDPACGSSRMLLATAKMNRHINLFGCDNDITCCKMSVVNLLLNSLTGEIAHMDSLRMEYHKSWFCYTKNVMGINLPMYELIEDKETSPLWKIHINTFEANSESREAAKDEKEVVIEEQQPGPEETIVIQSRKKKKDTAQLTLNFFE, translated from the coding sequence ATGGATAAACAAGACGTTCTGAAACAATGCTACATTGAAGATAATATAATAAAACTACCCTCTATGCAACTTGATAGAGATCTGTATCTGGAGGTAAAAACCGCCCTCGAATTAATTGGGGGCAAATGGAAGAGTGGCAAAACACAGGGCTTTGTTTTCAAAGAAGATCCTACCGAATATTTAGAGAAACTTTGCAACGGTGAACAAATAAACCTCAAGAAAGAATTTCAGTTTTTCGCAACTCCTCCAGCTATTGCTGAACGTCTTGTCGACTTAGCAGATATCAAACCAGAACATGTAATACTAGAGCCATCTGCAGGACAAGGAGCTATAATAAATGCCATTCACAAAGTATGTCCTGATGCAGTTGTAGATTGCTTCGAGCTTATGGACCTTAACCGTTCCTTTCTTGAAAAGCTGGATAATATAAATATTCTGGGTAATGATTTTCTTGCTGAGAAGAAAGATAAATTATACGATCTGATTATTGCCAATCCTCCTTTTTCAAAGAATCAGGACATAGAACATGTTGCAGAAATGTACAAATGCCTTAAAGATAATGGACGCCTTATTTCTATAATGTCAAACCATTGGAGGTTCGCTTCTGGAAAAAAAGAAGCTGCATTTAAAGAATTCATCGAAGAAGAAGGAGCCCGCGTCTATGATTTAGAACCAGGGGATTTTAAGGAGAGTGGAACGAATATACAGGCTTGCATTATAGTTCTTGATCGGAATAATCCGGAAGAAGTAAAACGTTTATTATCCATCCTCGAAAAAGGAGAAAAAAAGATAAAAGAGAAAGCAAGCAGAGATAAAGATCATATTCCACCATCTGAATCAAAGAAAGCTGAACAGGAGTTTGCAAATATGTTTAATGACTTCATGTATCGATTCAGTAACTCAGAGGTATTTATTGATTTTCTTGATTACTGCTTACTTGTCTTTAGATGGTGGGAACCAAACCGGGATTTCTCCTATTGGGAAAATAAATACAAAGACTCATTTCCTAAACTCCAGATCATGTTTGAAAAGCTCAGTATTGCTTCTGAGGATGGAGGAGAGGGCATGTATGACGCCTTGGGTGATCTCTTCATGGAATTAGTCAGTCACGGACGAAACGGTCAGTTCTTTACACCCGATAATGTTTGCGATATGATGGCTCAAATTACATATAACAAAGTTGAAAACGGACAGAACATACTTGACCCTGCATGTGGTAGCTCCAGAATGCTGTTAGCGACAGCTAAAATGAACAGACATATAAACCTCTTTGGCTGCGATAATGATATTACTTGCTGCAAGATGTCGGTTGTTAATCTTCTTCTAAATTCGCTCACAGGTGAAATCGCCCACATGGATTCTTTAAGAATGGAGTACCACAAATCATGGTTCTGTTATACTAAGAATGTAATGGGTATTAATCTTCCAATGTATGAGCTTATTGAAGATAAAGAGACCTCCCCTTTATGGAAGATACATATAAACACCTTTGAAGCCAACAGCGAGAGCAGAGAGGCCGCCAAAGATGAAAAAGAAGTAGTAATTGAAGAACAGCAACCAGGACCAGAGGAAACGATTGTCATTCAATCACGTAAAAAGAAAAAAGATACAGCTCAATTAACCCTTAATTTTTTTGAATAA
- a CDS encoding helix-turn-helix domain-containing protein: MDKVKLRVKEILKEKGITQKEFAEKLGMTEVGLSKAINEEGNPPLKRLIEIADALEVEITELFATPKHSTFSCPKCGANLAITEV; this comes from the coding sequence ATGGATAAAGTTAAACTGAGAGTTAAAGAGATACTAAAAGAAAAAGGAATCACTCAAAAAGAATTTGCTGAAAAGCTGGGTATGACAGAAGTTGGATTGTCTAAAGCTATAAATGAAGAAGGTAATCCTCCATTAAAAAGGCTTATTGAGATTGCAGATGCTTTAGAAGTAGAAATAACTGAATTATTTGCTACTCCTAAGCATTCTACATTCAGCTGCCCGAAATGTGGAGCTAATCTTGCCATCACTGAGGTATAA
- a CDS encoding AAA family ATPase yields MKLIIRQLVLLNFKGIRDYILSPNETVTNVHATNGAGKSTICDAWSWLWTGKDAKGRADYEIKTLDENNEAIHHLEHTVKVNMDVDYSKYDVSRTYKEKWVKPTGEEERKLDTHTTTFEWDSIPLTLKKDFDQRASQLFGSAEQFHLLSNPRFFLNMEWQKRRKLLMELAGVTDDVILNKLSATSTDFAKLIEELGKNNLDDFRKKLNAEKKTLKSKIDEIPVKIREATLAIPQEPDYDSIEKSIKIKETEVSDIDDQISDISKAYEGQAEEIKKQQSVILEKERRIAAITNEVEIDVNRHNGEEDKTLIKLNSDLVQIESSIRTHNSDQALIINKIHNKESEIESQKDLLSTLRTAYGELNAIEMHENDKHCPSCGTELNGEKLDNAVEKFNADKAQKLQANIEKGKREKGVLDSLIAQLTDLNQQKETITSQLSEKQGAKIALQKEIQKENDRPKQKYVASELVKKHAEYQRLVSEIEELKKQKTEISQPDTTELRQKRSLISRDINELREQLFIKTTAENQKKRIQGLESELKTLSQELTTLEGKEFIADKFNRAKIEAIENGINGLFASIKWKMFKPLMTGGEEECCEALIDGTPYQAANNAAQINAGIECINTISKHFDMYLPIFVDNAESVVELIPSESQIIRFVVDESCEKLTVKESLFA; encoded by the coding sequence ATGAAGCTAATAATTAGACAATTAGTGCTCTTAAATTTTAAGGGCATAAGAGACTACATTTTGTCTCCAAATGAAACAGTCACTAATGTACATGCTACAAACGGTGCTGGAAAGTCCACAATCTGCGATGCGTGGTCTTGGTTGTGGACCGGCAAAGATGCGAAAGGACGTGCCGATTACGAGATCAAGACTCTTGATGAAAATAACGAAGCTATCCACCATCTGGAGCATACCGTTAAGGTCAATATGGATGTCGACTATTCAAAATATGACGTATCACGGACCTACAAAGAGAAATGGGTGAAACCTACAGGAGAAGAAGAACGCAAGCTCGATACTCATACAACTACTTTCGAATGGGATTCGATTCCTCTTACTTTGAAAAAAGACTTCGATCAGAGAGCAAGCCAGCTATTTGGTAGTGCTGAACAGTTTCACCTGTTATCAAATCCTCGTTTCTTCTTAAATATGGAATGGCAGAAACGCCGCAAGCTGTTGATGGAATTGGCCGGAGTAACCGATGATGTTATCCTCAATAAGCTATCTGCAACCAGTACCGATTTTGCCAAACTGATTGAGGAATTGGGTAAGAACAATCTTGATGATTTCCGCAAGAAGTTGAACGCCGAAAAGAAAACATTGAAATCGAAGATTGACGAGATACCGGTTAAGATTCGTGAGGCTACTCTTGCTATTCCCCAAGAACCAGACTATGACAGTATCGAGAAATCTATCAAGATAAAAGAAACAGAGGTTTCAGATATTGACGATCAAATTTCTGATATATCAAAAGCATATGAGGGGCAAGCCGAAGAAATCAAGAAACAACAATCTGTTATCCTTGAAAAAGAGCGTCGTATAGCAGCTATAACCAATGAGGTTGAGATTGATGTTAATAGGCATAATGGAGAGGAAGATAAAACGCTCATAAAGCTCAACAGTGATCTTGTGCAGATAGAATCATCTATCCGAACTCATAATTCTGATCAGGCACTTATCATTAATAAGATTCATAATAAAGAATCAGAGATCGAGAGTCAAAAGGATCTTCTATCTACACTTCGTACAGCATACGGTGAGTTGAATGCTATTGAAATGCACGAGAATGACAAACATTGTCCGAGCTGTGGCACTGAGTTAAATGGTGAAAAGCTTGATAATGCAGTTGAGAAATTCAATGCTGATAAGGCTCAGAAGCTTCAAGCGAATATTGAAAAAGGTAAACGAGAAAAAGGAGTACTCGATTCGTTAATCGCTCAGCTGACAGATCTTAACCAACAAAAAGAAACCATCACCTCTCAACTATCGGAGAAGCAAGGTGCAAAAATTGCACTTCAGAAAGAGATCCAAAAAGAGAACGATCGTCCAAAACAAAAGTATGTTGCATCTGAGTTAGTGAAAAAACATGCAGAATATCAACGCTTAGTTAGTGAAATTGAAGAACTGAAAAAGCAAAAAACAGAAATCTCACAGCCTGATACTACAGAGCTTCGCCAAAAGAGATCACTTATAAGTCGTGATATTAATGAGTTGAGAGAGCAATTATTCATCAAGACTACTGCCGAGAATCAGAAGAAGCGTATTCAAGGTCTTGAATCAGAGCTAAAAACTCTATCTCAGGAACTGACAACGCTCGAAGGTAAAGAGTTTATAGCTGATAAATTCAACCGTGCCAAAATCGAAGCCATTGAGAACGGCATCAATGGACTATTCGCTTCAATCAAATGGAAGATGTTCAAACCACTTATGACAGGTGGTGAAGAAGAATGCTGTGAGGCCCTTATCGATGGTACACCATATCAAGCCGCCAACAATGCCGCTCAGATCAATGCAGGTATAGAGTGTATTAACACTATCTCTAAACACTTCGATATGTATCTGCCAATCTTCGTAGATAATGCCGAAAGTGTAGTTGAACTTATCCCTTCTGAATCTCAGATTATCCGCTTTGTTGTGGATGAATCGTGCGAGAAACTGACTGTCAAAGAATCATTATTTGCGTAA
- a CDS encoding helix-turn-helix transcriptional regulator, giving the protein MFEKLTNTQSEVLAYNGAGLSTGEIADKMGISTETAKTHLKNIKERLGLQKINELAAYYWVTIFGESFEEKRKQILATVMLMFFMITILPQEDNQDLLKNRNRIIRTKVSTRKNHPI; this is encoded by the coding sequence ATGTTTGAAAAACTCACCAATACACAATCTGAGGTATTAGCCTATAACGGTGCAGGTCTTTCAACAGGTGAAATAGCTGACAAGATGGGTATTTCTACCGAGACAGCTAAAACACACCTAAAGAATATAAAAGAAAGATTAGGGCTTCAAAAGATAAATGAATTAGCTGCGTATTACTGGGTTACGATCTTCGGCGAAAGTTTTGAGGAAAAGAGAAAACAAATATTAGCTACAGTTATGCTAATGTTTTTCATGATAACAATTCTCCCTCAAGAGGATAACCAGGACTTGCTGAAAAATAGAAATAGAATAATAAGAACAAAGGTATCAACCCGTAAAAACCACCCAATATGA
- a CDS encoding recombinase RecT, translating to MSTTPNNQVAVQKNITEMVLQKIETFKQAGELRLPSDYSPENALKAAYLVLLETKAKDGRPVMEACTKESIANSLLKMVVWGLSPLKKQCDFIAYGDKLSCDPEYTGNIALAIRYGGLKYHKANAIFAGDDFKFEVGIDGRRKLIHHKQDLSSIGGDVIGAYVTYELENGIQDMEIMNIVQIRNAWMQGGSKGTSNAHKNFTDQMAIKTVYNRMCKLLIRASNDAPLMADSNSDDSEKKTDIISEAKQEVIENANAEEISFEDIPNETPQAPAEPEPTQQKSAQSSNSQTEIPY from the coding sequence ATGTCAACAACGCCAAACAATCAAGTAGCAGTACAAAAAAATATAACCGAAATGGTGCTGCAAAAAATAGAAACATTCAAACAAGCAGGGGAGCTTCGTCTCCCTTCCGATTACAGCCCCGAAAATGCACTGAAGGCAGCGTATCTGGTTCTACTAGAAACGAAAGCAAAAGATGGTAGACCAGTTATGGAGGCTTGTACAAAAGAAAGTATAGCCAATTCTTTGCTGAAAATGGTGGTTTGGGGATTATCTCCTCTAAAAAAACAATGTGACTTTATCGCTTATGGTGATAAACTTTCATGCGATCCTGAGTATACAGGTAATATCGCTTTAGCAATTCGTTACGGAGGTCTGAAATACCACAAGGCCAATGCCATATTCGCAGGCGACGATTTCAAGTTCGAGGTAGGTATTGATGGTAGACGTAAACTGATACACCACAAACAAGACTTATCATCTATCGGAGGTGATGTGATCGGTGCGTATGTCACTTATGAACTCGAAAATGGTATTCAGGATATGGAGATAATGAATATCGTACAAATACGCAACGCCTGGATGCAAGGTGGCTCGAAAGGTACTTCTAATGCACATAAGAACTTCACTGACCAGATGGCTATTAAAACAGTTTACAACCGTATGTGTAAACTTCTTATTCGAGCTTCAAATGATGCGCCACTTATGGCTGATAGCAATTCAGACGATAGCGAGAAAAAAACAGATATCATATCGGAAGCTAAGCAAGAAGTAATTGAGAATGCAAATGCAGAAGAAATCAGTTTTGAAGATATCCCGAACGAAACGCCTCAAGCACCTGCGGAACCTGAACCAACACAGCAGAAATCAGCTCAATCAAGTAATTCACAAACCGAAATACCGTATTGA
- a CDS encoding DEAD/DEAH box helicase: protein MITLRKNQTEPISKATAFFKEKRPAPSLIVLPTAWGKSILTAFVAKDMEDKLLVLQPSKELLEQNYKKYVSMCGDFGAQAGVYSASFGRKDINKITYATIGSIKKIGKTFKQLGFKKMLIDEAHLYPREADSMLGTFLEDSEISHVLGITATPIKLQANTGLNGERFSKLVMLTSRSKKGNFFKDIVHVSQVQEMIELGFWSKLEYKTSGFDSSQLVYNSSKSEFTEDSMQRAFAANDIHNQIKQELDLNSDRKHILAFVPSIDEAIQFAQEYPNSAAIYSGMHNSERERVIDEFRKGNIRVIFNVRVLSTGFDYTKIDCIILGISTASIALYYQILGRGTRIDDEKENCLISDLAGNVDRFGKVEDITFEKERIWKMYGTGGRLLSGIPIHEIGTIKKGDVEKEVQKSSSNIGKPLDTMPFGQHKGKDFKDIPKEYREWVLKSFNWHAANMNLKQAIEASMPIIPQ, encoded by the coding sequence ATGATTACACTTCGTAAAAATCAAACAGAACCAATAAGCAAGGCAACGGCGTTTTTCAAGGAGAAACGCCCGGCTCCTTCTCTTATAGTATTACCAACAGCTTGGGGAAAGTCTATACTTACAGCTTTTGTAGCTAAAGACATGGAAGATAAATTGCTCGTGCTCCAACCCTCTAAAGAACTCTTGGAGCAGAACTATAAGAAATATGTATCGATGTGTGGTGATTTTGGAGCACAAGCCGGTGTTTATTCTGCTTCTTTTGGACGTAAGGATATCAATAAGATCACCTATGCAACGATCGGAAGTATAAAGAAAATAGGCAAGACTTTCAAACAACTTGGATTTAAGAAAATGCTGATCGATGAAGCACACCTTTACCCACGTGAAGCTGATTCTATGCTTGGAACTTTTCTTGAAGATAGTGAGATATCGCACGTACTCGGTATAACAGCCACACCCATTAAATTGCAAGCAAATACCGGTCTTAATGGTGAACGTTTCTCTAAACTTGTGATGCTTACAAGTAGGTCCAAGAAAGGAAACTTCTTCAAAGACATTGTACATGTGAGCCAAGTACAGGAAATGATCGAACTTGGATTCTGGAGTAAATTAGAATATAAAACATCCGGATTCGATAGCTCTCAGCTCGTTTATAACTCTTCGAAATCAGAGTTTACGGAAGATAGTATGCAACGTGCCTTTGCGGCCAATGATATACATAACCAGATCAAACAGGAACTTGACTTAAATAGTGATCGAAAACATATCCTGGCTTTTGTACCATCCATAGACGAAGCGATCCAATTTGCACAAGAATATCCAAATTCGGCAGCCATCTATTCAGGTATGCACAATTCGGAGCGTGAACGTGTGATAGATGAATTTAGAAAAGGAAATATCCGTGTCATATTCAATGTGCGTGTGCTCTCTACGGGGTTTGACTATACTAAGATTGATTGTATTATTCTCGGAATTTCTACAGCTTCTATTGCTCTGTATTATCAGATTTTAGGACGAGGAACACGTATAGATGATGAAAAAGAGAACTGTTTAATATCTGATCTTGCCGGAAATGTTGATCGATTCGGTAAAGTCGAAGATATCACATTCGAAAAAGAACGGATATGGAAGATGTACGGTACTGGAGGAAGGCTTCTTTCGGGTATTCCGATACATGAGATTGGAACAATAAAGAAAGGCGATGTTGAGAAAGAAGTGCAGAAAAGCAGTTCAAACATCGGCAAACCGCTTGATACAATGCCATTCGGACAACATAAAGGCAAAGATTTTAAGGATATCCCAAAAGAGTATAGAGAATGGGTACTCAAATCATTTAATTGGCATGCTGCTAATATGAATCTGAAACAAGCAATTGAGGCGAGTATGCCGATTATACCTCAGTGA
- a CDS encoding DUF4494 family protein, translating to MELQKKTLPVEEANGWYLMKTEKRCWSEEFIDEDSGDRTTEERSEILCGKGTQINDIIKSLLLENGITTVKVSNVALLGEQDKKFNLWEIAIKVLTGKGNKKSYIVTADSPAAAEVFISEYLEVNMEAVFKLIKINEQDYNKVIKIYDSEKEQLELNKKRICWYKAQIYSMLDDGDDESEGSSAGSRNILVQATSFEKAMAAIKAVMIQNEFDSIYNTFKKIEELNIVDVFMPDENLVYYSDEDLTKITVED from the coding sequence ATGGAATTACAAAAGAAGACATTACCCGTAGAAGAAGCCAACGGCTGGTATTTAATGAAAACAGAAAAACGTTGTTGGAGTGAAGAATTCATTGACGAAGATTCGGGCGATCGAACAACTGAAGAACGAAGCGAAATACTTTGCGGAAAAGGTACTCAGATAAACGATATAATCAAATCGCTTCTTCTTGAAAATGGTATTACGACCGTCAAAGTATCAAACGTTGCTCTACTGGGTGAACAAGATAAAAAGTTTAATCTGTGGGAAATTGCGATAAAAGTACTTACCGGAAAAGGAAACAAGAAAAGTTATATCGTAACAGCCGATAGCCCTGCAGCTGCCGAAGTATTTATATCAGAATATCTCGAAGTAAATATGGAAGCTGTTTTCAAGCTTATCAAGATCAATGAGCAAGATTATAACAAGGTTATCAAAATTTACGATTCCGAAAAAGAACAATTGGAGCTAAATAAGAAACGGATCTGCTGGTACAAAGCCCAGATATATTCTATGTTAGATGATGGAGACGACGAAAGCGAAGGAAGCAGTGCCGGATCAAGGAATATTCTTGTACAAGCAACCTCTTTTGAAAAAGCAATGGCAGCTATCAAAGCTGTTATGATTCAAAACGAATTCGATAGCATATACAACACTTTCAAAAAGATCGAAGAACTCAATATCGTAGATGTGTTTATGCCTGATGAAAATTTAGTATACTATTCAGACGAGGATCTTACAAAAATCACTGTAGAAGATTAA
- a CDS encoding MBL fold metallo-hydrolase, which translates to MKLHILGSNSNGNGYILEGKSQTLLLEAGLPLKDVKEALNFDLTKVVGGIVSHLHGDHSKCASDFIKNGIPLWMNLETAEHIANGKSSSLIFCITAGKQFSIGEFKIIPFSVKHDVPCLGFMINHPESGNILFVTDTHYIPNRFKGLNQILIEANYEASILDNNLYDGKIDNTRYQRVLRSHMSVETCVEALKANDLKGVQNIVLIHLSPQNSDADLFKSKVVEATGKNVHIALKGLVIDFSLNPY; encoded by the coding sequence ATGAAACTTCACATTTTAGGTTCCAACAGTAATGGCAATGGGTACATTTTAGAAGGCAAAAGCCAGACACTCCTTTTGGAGGCTGGCTTACCTCTAAAGGATGTAAAGGAAGCTCTCAATTTCGATCTGACAAAGGTTGTGGGTGGTATCGTTTCTCATCTTCATGGAGATCACTCAAAATGTGCATCTGATTTTATAAAGAATGGTATTCCTCTTTGGATGAATCTTGAAACTGCTGAACATATTGCAAATGGTAAATCATCAAGTTTGATATTTTGTATAACTGCCGGAAAACAATTCTCGATCGGGGAATTTAAGATCATTCCTTTCTCTGTTAAACATGATGTTCCTTGCCTTGGCTTTATGATCAACCACCCAGAGAGCGGCAATATCCTATTTGTAACAGATACGCACTACATCCCCAATCGATTCAAAGGGCTCAATCAGATACTGATAGAAGCTAATTACGAAGCCTCAATATTAGATAATAACCTTTATGATGGTAAGATTGATAATACGAGATATCAGCGTGTCCTCCGTTCTCATATGAGCGTAGAAACTTGTGTTGAAGCTCTAAAAGCAAATGACCTAAAAGGTGTACAGAATATAGTTTTGATACACCTTTCTCCTCAGAATTCCGATGCAGATCTATTCAAAAGTAAAGTAGTGGAAGCAACAGGAAAGAATGTACACATAGCCCTCAAAGGCTTGGTGATAGACTTTAGTTTAAACCCTTACTGA
- a CDS encoding glycoside hydrolase family 19 protein translates to MITNDDLKKIYPNSTESNRLKYLPYLNNFFIYYEVNTFERICAFLAQIGHESGQLLYAEELANGSAYEGRKDLGNTEKGDGKKYKGRGLIQVTGRANYTAFDKWVTNVPMGTDFVESPELLKEPQYAVLSAFWYWDVNKLNRFATLKEDDFKKLTKAINGGLNGYDDRYKIWQRAKEVLK, encoded by the coding sequence ATGATAACTAATGACGATCTAAAAAAAATATATCCTAATTCTACAGAAAGCAACCGCTTGAAGTACTTACCGTATTTGAATAACTTTTTCATCTATTACGAAGTTAACACCTTTGAAAGAATATGTGCCTTTCTTGCTCAAATTGGACATGAATCAGGGCAATTACTATATGCAGAAGAACTAGCGAACGGTTCGGCATATGAAGGCCGTAAAGATTTAGGTAATACTGAAAAAGGAGATGGTAAGAAATATAAAGGACGTGGACTCATACAAGTGACAGGACGAGCTAATTATACAGCATTTGATAAGTGGGTAACAAATGTTCCGATGGGTACAGATTTTGTAGAAAGTCCGGAACTATTAAAGGAGCCTCAATACGCTGTATTATCTGCTTTCTGGTATTGGGACGTTAACAAACTCAATCGTTTTGCAACTCTCAAAGAAGATGACTTCAAGAAGCTTACCAAAGCTATTAATGGAGGACTTAACGGTTATGATGATAGATATAAGATTTGGCAAAGAGCAAAGGAGGTATTAAAATGA
- a CDS encoding VRR-NUC domain-containing protein, with protein MATLQTCIECKKQTVSVISTQEGPLCYQCFSEKKNPSTKGKKHDKPEERMQIEFFNQVPIFFPKLPNKLLLAVPNGGSRNIIEAKNLKAQGVKSGVSDVLLLIPKKGYSCLCIEFKTPTGKQSDEQIAFQYQAEEYGNKYVVVRSVKEAIDTLKWYLE; from the coding sequence ATGGCTACTCTTCAAACTTGTATTGAATGTAAAAAGCAAACTGTTTCCGTAATCTCGACTCAAGAAGGACCTCTCTGTTATCAATGTTTTTCAGAAAAGAAAAACCCATCCACCAAGGGTAAAAAGCATGACAAGCCCGAAGAACGGATGCAGATCGAGTTCTTTAATCAAGTACCTATATTCTTTCCAAAATTACCAAACAAGCTTCTTCTTGCTGTTCCTAACGGTGGATCCAGAAATATTATTGAAGCAAAAAATCTCAAAGCACAAGGGGTAAAGTCTGGTGTTAGTGATGTGCTTCTTCTTATACCAAAGAAAGGTTATTCATGTCTTTGCATTGAGTTTAAAACTCCAACAGGTAAACAATCTGATGAACAGATTGCTTTTCAATATCAAGCAGAGGAATACGGTAATAAGTATGTAGTTGTCCGATCCGTTAAAGAAGCTATCGATACATTGAAGTGGTATCTGGAATAA
- a CDS encoding MerR family transcriptional regulator gives MTLIKGNRALAEQLGVHPNSITNWLNKGLIKPKKRILNTIYYDLEEVLKLKK, from the coding sequence ATGACACTTATAAAAGGCAACAGAGCATTAGCAGAACAACTGGGTGTTCATCCTAATTCTATTACAAATTGGCTGAATAAAGGACTTATAAAACCGAAAAAGAGAATTCTAAATACAATTTATTACGATTTAGAAGAGGTACTAAAGCTCAAAAAATAA
- a CDS encoding HNH endonuclease: MKKYNWTEEKIELLKTLYPNENSQKIADQFGFSIYAIYRMACSLGLKKSGEFLLSDKSGRLIKGKTRQEGVHYQFPKGHVPMNKGKKQKEFMTQEAIDKTKATRFKKGQLPHNTKPIGYERIDKDGYLYYKVEGKRKLVLKHRHVWEQHNGSIPKGYNIQFKDGNKHNCDIENLYMISRANQMAKENSASKNLPDNAVAVYLAGKRGSDKVFVEQLKQYPELIQLKRNQILLNRKIKEQNGSNRQTKTNDR, translated from the coding sequence ATGAAAAAGTATAATTGGACTGAAGAAAAAATAGAGCTCCTAAAAACTCTATACCCAAATGAAAATAGCCAAAAGATAGCAGATCAATTTGGTTTCTCCATATATGCTATTTACAGAATGGCTTGTTCCTTGGGTTTAAAAAAGTCTGGAGAATTTCTTTTATCAGATAAATCAGGGAGATTGATCAAGGGAAAGACCAGACAGGAGGGTGTTCACTATCAATTTCCTAAAGGCCATGTTCCCATGAATAAAGGTAAAAAGCAAAAAGAGTTCATGACTCAGGAGGCTATTGATAAGACCAAAGCAACCAGATTTAAAAAAGGTCAATTACCTCATAATACTAAACCTATAGGCTATGAGCGTATAGATAAAGATGGCTATTTATACTATAAAGTGGAGGGCAAAAGAAAGCTTGTCTTAAAGCATCGCCATGTATGGGAGCAGCATAATGGATCAATACCCAAAGGGTATAATATTCAATTTAAAGATGGCAATAAGCATAATTGTGATATTGAAAATCTTTATATGATATCCCGAGCCAATCAAATGGCAAAAGAGAATTCAGCCTCGAAGAATCTCCCCGACAATGCAGTAGCTGTTTATCTGGCAGGGAAGCGTGGATCTGATAAAGTATTTGTTGAACAGCTCAAGCAGTACCCTGAACTTATACAATTAAAACGAAATCAAATATTATTAAACCGTAAAATAAAAGAACAAAATGGAAGCAATCGACAGACTAAAACAAATGATCGGTAA